In Zonotrichia albicollis isolate bZonAlb1 chromosome 3, bZonAlb1.hap1, whole genome shotgun sequence, a single window of DNA contains:
- the TPBG gene encoding trophoblast glycoprotein isoform X1, with product MARPRSAARSRCGKRSGASPRGETPAPEERAARRRPPPRRAARSRRRPKGKVECGAGPGAMPGRGALCLGLLLPVLLGCGSAQPGGCPALCECSEPARTVKCVNRNLTAVPPDLPPYVRSLFITGNPLSDLPAGAFPAQRLPDLASLNLSGNHLRTVEAGSLALPALRQLDLSGNALVSFSPQAFGEGGSPLEELLLRGALRDHGVLLSLAALLQSGALRNLSRLELADNGLLLLPAGMFTALPALRLLDLSNNSLVGLRNVSFQGLGQLQSLNLSDNSLSVLWNSTLAQFRSLPALRHIVLRHNAWVCDCAIEDLVVWLKESDQVEGKEALTCASPDKMLGKALLKINGSDLNCSVPIDLPSQLQTSYVFLGIVLALIGAIFLLVLYLNRKGIKKWMHNIRDACRDHMEGYHYRYEINADPRLTNVSSNSDV from the exons ATGGCGCGGCCCCGCTCGGCGGCAAG GTCTCGCTGCGGGAAGCGGAGCGGAGCCAGCCCCCGAGGGGAAACGCCTGCCCCCGAAGAAAGGGCTGCCCGGAGACGGCCCCCGCCTCGCCGCGCCGCCCGGAGCCGGAGGCGCCCGAAGGGAAAAGTTGagtgcggggccgggccgggcgcgaTGCCGGGGCGCGGCGCgctctgcctggggctgctgctgcccgtcCTGCTGGGCTGCGGATCGGCACAGCCCGGCGGCTGCCCGGCCCTCTGCGAGTGCTCGGAGCCGGCCAGGACGGTGAAGTGCGTGAACAGGAACCTGACGGCGGTGCCCCCCGACCTGCCGCCCTACGTGCGCAGCCTCTTCATCACCGGCAACCCCCTGAGCGACCTGCCGGCCGGCGCCTTCCCCGCCCAGCGCCTGCCCGACCTCGCTTCCCTCAACCTCAGTGGCAACCACCTGCGGACCGTGGAGGCCGGCTCCCTCGCCCTGCCCGCCCTGCGGCAGCTGGACCTCAGCGGCAACGCGCTGGTCTCCTTCAGCCCGCAGGCCTTCGGGGAGGGCGGCAGCccgctggaggagctgctcctccgCGGGGCCCTGCGCGACCACGGCgtgctgctcagcctggccGCCCTGCTGCAATCCGGGGCCCTGCGCAACCTCAGCCGCCTGGAGCTGGCCGACAacgggctgctgctgctgcccgccGGCATGTTCACCGCCCTGCCGGCCCTGCGGCTGCTGGACCTCAGCAACAACTCCCTGGTGGGCCTGCGAAATGTCTCTTTCCAGGGACTGGGTCAGCTGCAGAGCCTCAACCTGAGCGATAACTCCCTGAGCGTTCTGTGGAACAGCACCCTGGCCCAGTTCCGCAGCCTGCCCGCACTCCGGCACATTGTCCTGCGCCACAACGCCTGGGTCTGTGACTGTGCCATCGAAGACCTGGTGGTCTGGCTTAAAGAGAGCGACCAGGTGGAGGGCAAAGAAGCCCTGACCTGTGCCTCCCCTGACAAGATGTTGGGCAAAGCCCTGCTGAAGATCAATGGCTCGGACCTGAACTGCTCCGTGCCCATAGACCTGCCCTCCCAGCTTCAGACTTCATATGTCTTCCTGGGGATAGTTTTGGCTCTCATTGGGGCCATATTCCTCCTAGTTTTGTACTTGAACCGAAAAGGAATCAAAAAGTGGATGCACAACATCAGAGATGCCTGTAGGGATCACATGGAGGGCTACCACTACAGATACGAGATCAATGCAGACCCCAGGTTAACAAACGTCAGCTCCAACTCGGATGTGTGA
- the TPBG gene encoding trophoblast glycoprotein isoform X2 produces the protein MPGRGALCLGLLLPVLLGCGSAQPGGCPALCECSEPARTVKCVNRNLTAVPPDLPPYVRSLFITGNPLSDLPAGAFPAQRLPDLASLNLSGNHLRTVEAGSLALPALRQLDLSGNALVSFSPQAFGEGGSPLEELLLRGALRDHGVLLSLAALLQSGALRNLSRLELADNGLLLLPAGMFTALPALRLLDLSNNSLVGLRNVSFQGLGQLQSLNLSDNSLSVLWNSTLAQFRSLPALRHIVLRHNAWVCDCAIEDLVVWLKESDQVEGKEALTCASPDKMLGKALLKINGSDLNCSVPIDLPSQLQTSYVFLGIVLALIGAIFLLVLYLNRKGIKKWMHNIRDACRDHMEGYHYRYEINADPRLTNVSSNSDV, from the coding sequence aTGCCGGGGCGCGGCGCgctctgcctggggctgctgctgcccgtcCTGCTGGGCTGCGGATCGGCACAGCCCGGCGGCTGCCCGGCCCTCTGCGAGTGCTCGGAGCCGGCCAGGACGGTGAAGTGCGTGAACAGGAACCTGACGGCGGTGCCCCCCGACCTGCCGCCCTACGTGCGCAGCCTCTTCATCACCGGCAACCCCCTGAGCGACCTGCCGGCCGGCGCCTTCCCCGCCCAGCGCCTGCCCGACCTCGCTTCCCTCAACCTCAGTGGCAACCACCTGCGGACCGTGGAGGCCGGCTCCCTCGCCCTGCCCGCCCTGCGGCAGCTGGACCTCAGCGGCAACGCGCTGGTCTCCTTCAGCCCGCAGGCCTTCGGGGAGGGCGGCAGCccgctggaggagctgctcctccgCGGGGCCCTGCGCGACCACGGCgtgctgctcagcctggccGCCCTGCTGCAATCCGGGGCCCTGCGCAACCTCAGCCGCCTGGAGCTGGCCGACAacgggctgctgctgctgcccgccGGCATGTTCACCGCCCTGCCGGCCCTGCGGCTGCTGGACCTCAGCAACAACTCCCTGGTGGGCCTGCGAAATGTCTCTTTCCAGGGACTGGGTCAGCTGCAGAGCCTCAACCTGAGCGATAACTCCCTGAGCGTTCTGTGGAACAGCACCCTGGCCCAGTTCCGCAGCCTGCCCGCACTCCGGCACATTGTCCTGCGCCACAACGCCTGGGTCTGTGACTGTGCCATCGAAGACCTGGTGGTCTGGCTTAAAGAGAGCGACCAGGTGGAGGGCAAAGAAGCCCTGACCTGTGCCTCCCCTGACAAGATGTTGGGCAAAGCCCTGCTGAAGATCAATGGCTCGGACCTGAACTGCTCCGTGCCCATAGACCTGCCCTCCCAGCTTCAGACTTCATATGTCTTCCTGGGGATAGTTTTGGCTCTCATTGGGGCCATATTCCTCCTAGTTTTGTACTTGAACCGAAAAGGAATCAAAAAGTGGATGCACAACATCAGAGATGCCTGTAGGGATCACATGGAGGGCTACCACTACAGATACGAGATCAATGCAGACCCCAGGTTAACAAACGTCAGCTCCAACTCGGATGTGTGA